A window of the Lolium perenne isolate Kyuss_39 chromosome 7, Kyuss_2.0, whole genome shotgun sequence genome harbors these coding sequences:
- the LOC127315028 gene encoding UPF0481 protein At3g47200-like: MLHNSSITCDDVHHLLHLFYLSVGLPTTDRQQHSRHRQSGELLSELPQWIPCAKELKEAGIRFKMRKNATSFLDIKFARGVLEIPRLELDDFSESMFRNLIAFEQTYPDTARDVSTYAFFMNCLITSSEDMRILGLRGILVNHLKRSIAWRFFSDIVRQVHWSADNYLVGIMGAVNKYRDSRRHKWRAALVRNYFTNPWVIMSVLAALLLLALAVLQSFFTVYRHFKPPNPK, from the coding sequence ATGCTGCACAACTCGAGCATCACATGCGACGACGTGCACCACCTGCTGCACCTCTTCTACCTCTCTGTCGGCCTGCCGACGACTGACCGCCAGCAGCATTCCCGCCATCGCCAGAGTGGCGAGCTGCTGTCGGAGCTCCCGCAGTGGATCCCGTGCGCCAAGGAGCTGAAGGAGGCCGGGATCCGGTTCAAGATGAGGAAGAACGCCACGAGCTTCCTTGACATCAAGTTCGCCCGCGGCGTACTGGAGATCCCGCGGCTGGAGCTCGACGACTTCAGCGAGTCAATGTTCCGGAACCTCATAGCGTTCGAGCAGACATACCCGGATACCGCGCGGGACGTCTCCACCTACGCCTTCTTCATGAACTGCCTCATCACCTCGTCGGAGGACATGAGGATCCTGGGCCTGCGTGGCATCCTTGTCAACCATCTCAAAAGGAGCATTGCCTGGCGATTTTTCAGCGACATAGTCCGCCAGGTGCACTGGTCCGCCGACAACTACCTGGTCGGCATAATGGGCGCGGTGAACAAGTACAGGGACAGCAGGAGGCACAAGTGGCGCGCGGCGCTCGTGcgcaactatttcaccaatccctGGGTGATCATGTCGGTGCTCGCGGCCCTGCTCCTGCTCGCCCTGGCCGTGCTGCAGAGCTTCTTCACTGTCTATCGCCACTTCAAGCCCCCAAACCCCAAGTAA